The following nucleotide sequence is from Oenanthe melanoleuca isolate GR-GAL-2019-014 chromosome 5, OMel1.0, whole genome shotgun sequence.
TACACTCACCTGATCTCTTCTGCAAGGCCAGAGCAGCTTCAAGGCTGCTTCCCTTTAAATTAGGGAGCAGCAATGGAGAGAATAGAGAGCATCAACCTtgcccagaggtgctgcagtCCTCCCAGCTTCTGGAACATTGGCAACACTTCAGAAAGACCCTGGAGGTCACAACTGCAAAGCAGTGAGAGATGGAATGAGCTTTGCCACCTGGTACTGCCAAGGGCAGGTGAAATCAGTCATAGCTACTGGATCCCATGGCTTGACTGGTATTATCAGTGATCACAGCTTTGTGAACCAAGTGCTTCCTGTCAGAATCTTCCTGCCAGGGCCTCACGGAGAAGCTGCTTCTGCCCTTCCCTCACACGCGGATATTCATCAGCTTTCTCTGCCTCATCAACAAAGTATGCAAGAATCCTGCCACAGCTTAACTCCTACATCACTCAAAGTCAGCTTCCCCTAAGGAATAAAACCTTAATtcaataaataatgaaattataattAAGGCCCAACCAAACACAAGCAGCATGAAGAGCAATGCCCAAGTTGGTGGCTGCCCTGCAAGGCCACATGATGTCCAACAGCAAGGGCCAAACCCCCACTTGCACAAAGGTTGTcacaaaagctgcagctcccttTCTCTTGCCCAACCCAGCCTCCTTATCTTCCACTTCACACTCCTTGCTTTGTGGGAGCCTCTGTCCCTTGCATGCAGAGATGGCTGATGGAGCAGTGATAGGATAGAGCAGCAGTCCTGCCCTCTGCAGAGAGCTCCAACATCACAGCAGGCATGAACAGCAGCAGTATTTGTTCATTCAAaccattattttctctctgctgtaaGGCCCATCACCCAGTGCACACTCTTCCCACATCCCTCTGTCTCCTTGCTTTCCTCCCATACCTTCCCTGCCAGGCAACCCACCACTTGCTACAAGTTTTGATACgcaaacattttccttttttttttgtttaatattcttccttctctccctgtgCTACCTATCCAGCAGCCTGTACCTCCCCCAGGGTGCatgcagcagcaaggcaggcagCATCGCCCCTCAGACAAGGTCTAGAAGACAAGGTTTGCAGACACTGATTTAAGCCACACCGTTAAACTTCTCTGACAGGATGGCTCCTGACTTCCAGCAAATTAATTACTCTGTAACCTGCACCCCACCTTACTCCTGGCACACAGAAAATCCGTAAGAAATCTCTCCCACCACTGTAGCAGGATAATTACTTTGCCATGTGTAATGCTGTCCTCTAGTGaagagctgtgacactgcacaTCAGCAATGAACTCACAGCTCTGCAAATGCCAGcccatcccactgctcctgtggctgctctgccctcagaGCGCTGGCAATCCCGAAAGGATTAATGATACCATTAAGACCACAAAGCCAATATTTTCTCACCACCTTGGAGAGCAGAACTGCTGAGTGTGTGTACAGGGCATATCTTGTGTCCCACTTCGAGCCAAAACCACAAGGCCAAGGACTCCTGACAGCTCTGAGAATGACTCTTCAGCCTGATCTGCAAAAGTCAGAGGGCAGTGGACTATGGCACAAAGAAGTGGCCACAGATGCCACAAAACCATAAAAGCAGCGAAGTCTtgtgcaaaaaaacccccaaacccaagaAACTATCTGTCCAACCACCAAGACATGGTTAGGCCTATAATTAACTGCTCACTGGGGCAGTGTGTTGTGTTCACAGCACTGATGGCTTTCAGTGTATTTCCAAACTGTGCAGTGAGTGCTGCAAGCAGGATCACACCATATTTAAACATCCCATACATTCCTGCCAGGtcactgctgcccagggctggctgaacCATGCCATTCCTGACTGCTGGGAAAAGAACAAGACTTCTTAAGACAAATCAttaacaggaaagaaaagagcatGAGGAGCTGCAACACACAGACAACATGCCCATCTCATGGTACACTTCAGTAGCAGAGTAACAAGAACAGGAAAGCAACCTGTACCACACCTGGAGGTGGATGCACCCAATTCTCCCCTGTATCCACCTCCAGTACAAAACACTGCACAGGAAATCAGGAGACTGGGGAGGAAGCCCCATTCTGCTCCTAACCTCATCAACATTTCCTTCCCACTCCACCAGTCCAACTTACTCCAACTGTTTGCCTACTCAGTTCATGAAACCAAACAGGTGTCAGCCCTGGTCTTCCCTGGCCTTTCCACAAACTTCACTTCTCCACATGCTAGCCTGAAACTCTTGTTTCTGTAATATCCAGCCTCAACCTACAGCgttctcctcctccttgcaATAGCCTTTGCACAGCTCAGAGATGTCCCAGGCATCCCATCCAGTATTCTGCTACTCTTAGAAGCAGGGTCTGCATGGAGAGAATCTCAGGCCAGCAATCTTCCCTTAATGAAGTCTTCCCtatcctgcagcactgggatgctATTCACTGACTGTAGTCATGGGCAATCAATAACACAGGTTCATTTAGCTATATCCTTCAGGGGCCCTTGGAGAGCAAGAAAACATCCCACTGCAACCGGTAGCAGCAGAATTCAAGCTTTCCAATGCACCAAGGAGCTTACAAAGAAcaggagcctgcagagcagTTTTTGGAGTGGTTGGGAGGAAGGGTGCTcaggggctctgcagctctcctttcTTGGCAGGAGTCCCTGAGTGCATCACATACCCTTGACTGTCTCCAGCAAGTGATCTCTTTTGTGCTCTTCAGGAAGAATCCTAGAGAGGGATAATTTGCAAGCTGTGTCTAGTATCAGACATAGTCACTGACTTTACAAGACCCCAGAGCTCCAGTTTTGCACCACAGGAGTCCAGTCAGAGCACAGCTTGGTGTTTCAGCTAAAACCCCAAGGACAAAGCAAACCCCATTACTGCAGCTCCTTTAGGGGTGGTTGTGAGCAAGGAGCTCCATTTAGGAAAGAAGGCACAGACCTGCTCACAGCTGTCTGGAGAGAAGCTCACACCCAGTTATTTGTccacaataaaatgaaaagctttCACCTGACTTTGGCAAAAGCCAAGACTTCATATTAAATGAACACAAGCCTTGTCTTACTCAAAGCCctgagagggagagaagagagaagagagccTTAAGAACACCAAACTTCTTGAATAATACCATGGAATTGTGTGTTTTAGGAAGGGCAAGGCTCCACTGCAGCATAAATGAGtcaaaaataaatgcaacagGTAGGTGAAGCTGTTGGGCTGAAGGCAgaacatcccaaacccatcacACTCAATACATTTGCTGGGAATGTTCCAACAATTCCCCTGCACTTCCGGCCTTATCTGGTTACTAAGCAGGGAAAGGTGAATACGTGTTTTGACAATGAACAGCTACATCTATCATATTGCTAATGGTATTGGTTGATATGTGCAGATACAAATGTAACATTTGGTTGGAAGGTTCATCTAGAGGTCAGCTTTGGCTCAGGGCCTGTTGTTCAGGGCTCAGTACTTCAATCCGACAAGCACCAGGCAAAAACTGACAAGACCTCATGAAGCCCCAGGGGCATTCCCTGTACATGTCAATCCTCTGCCTCTTAACTGGAATTAAGCAAGAGCACAGGGAAAGGACTTGTGGGAGGTAGTAACTCACCATCATTTCACCTGCTGAACAAAAAAaggatgaggagctggagcaaaGCCATCACTGATGAAGAACACATTGAAAAATTACTAGAAAACCCATTTTGTAGGAATTGCTATAAATTTATGTGCACAATTAAACTTAAACATGTACAGCTCAAGCAATTTTGTATGTATAGCCTCTAGAACACCACAGAAGAGGCAACTTTATAAAGTAGGAAAGCTTTGCCAGCTGGGAACCATCAGCTAATTCTGTTCAGGTAGGAGACATTTGACTTTAAGTAGAACACAGGTGTAACCAATACAATCAAGTGCAACCCATCAGCACAAGGCAAGTCCCAAAACTGGCTAATAAACACTTCCCAGACATGCAGCAGGATTTAACAAACATCAAATACTCCAAGAAGCCACAGCATTTAGATCAAAATATTGGGTTGGAACAGaccttgaaaaataatttattccacCCCCTGGCCCAAACAGGCAGGTTTTGTCCCCAAAACTGCTTTGCTCACAGCCCCTCCTAGATGCTCCTTTTGCTCTGggagctccctgccctgtccacTCAGTGCACACATACCCCCATTGCAACACCTCCCCTTCACATACAGACAGCAGACCTGGAGCTTTTAGTCAACACAAGCCTCCCTTTCCAGGAATTACAATCATTTTGCAGCTACTCCATTTATTCCCTAATATATCTTCTTGGGGAAGCCTCTTTGGGTAATAGGCAGTTCTCCAGTTGCTGTTCCTCCAGAACTACAAGTTTTGGTTTACAAGAGGTTTCTGTTGCAACCGCTACACCTGATTGACCTCAGATTGAACGGAGGGAGAAAATGATTGCAGAAGACACGACTACATCATTcccaaaagtaattttcttgcACGATAAAGAAAACAAGGCTAATTTATACACCAAATCAGCATCTTAGTTGCCTTTTGAACTAGACAACAGAAGAATTTTGTGAGGAACTAACACCTGTGGAGTAAGGTGAAGCCATATACCTTAACCGGAGGTTTAGACTGTACCAATGATGGGCTTGGGAAGAACCCGGTTTGGACAAAACCAAAGCAGCCTTTCCCTCTAAAAACTGCCGCTTGGCTCGGGCACCCTTGCAGCCTCACAGAGGTGCAGGCAGCACATACCTGCATCAGGGAGACACCCACAAGTATCTCCGTCGGGAAGCCAAGGTAGAGAGGACACCCCTgacctgctccagtgctgggcATGTTCCAGGAGGCCGTGCCAGAAGCCTTCCCACGGCTCAGTGGGTGCTGCCCATGTCGCTGAGGCACCCCCAACCCCGGTGAAGGGAAGGGGGGTGGGCGCCAGGGGGCTCATTTTAAGGTGGCCCGggctcctccctcctcccctcccatctCCTCCCCTGCTGCGGTTCCACCCCTCGGGGCGGGGTTGCCCCCTACGCTCCGCCCCTCGCCCCCGGCGGGGCAGCGCGGGCagcggcaccggcggcagcGCGGGCGGTACCGGCATGTCctgagcggcggcggcggccgatCCGGGCCGGAGCCAGCACGGAGGGCTCGGTGGAGCAGCGGGCCAAGGGCCGGGCCCCcatgaaggagaaggaggcgggcgcggagcggggcaAGCCCGCCACTTACACCGGGGACAAGAAGGCGCGCATGGCGGCCAAGACCAACAAGAAGTGGGTGCGCCTGGCCACCGTGCTGGCCTACGTGCTCTCCGTCTCGCTGGCCGCCATCGTGCTCGCCGTCTACTACAGCCTCATCTGGCAGCCGGTGCGCGGCAGCGGCGGCTCctccagccccggccccggcgccgccgccacCCCCGCGCAGCtccgcgccgcgcccgccggACCCACGGCGGGGCCtccgcccgcgccgccgcgcACCGGCCCCGGCGCCACCGCCCCGCCGGCCGCGTCCCCCCCGCCCGCGGCCGGGAGCGGGCCGGGCGCCGGCAGCCCCTGAGCCGGGCGGGCCGGGGAGGCCGTGCCGCCGGGGATGCGCCCGCGGGGCTCGGCCGAGGATGGAGACCGAGGGCTCGCCCGTCCCTGCGGCACCGAGCAGCGCCCGTGGACACTGAGCGGAGACCGACCTGGAGACTGACTCGGCCCCGTTTGGACTCGGTGGAACTGCGGTATCTTCTTTTCCCCCCCGGTTTTTCCTcaaaagggaattttgtggCTTCGTTTTCTTCCTCACCAGGGCTAGCTTCTCCCTTTGAACCCGCATTGAATTCCTGCGCTGTTTATGCCAGTCTGTTACCTATACAAGGATATCGGTGTCCAAAATTCCTCGCTATTTACAGGATCAGCTGGGAACAATACGAATTTAGAGGCTGTAATCCATTGTTGAAgtaaaaacagttttgtttaaCGATGAGCAtaaacttatttaaaatatgtggaAGGTAAATTGACTTGTTTactatattaaaatattttcccaataTGAAAGTCTCTGTAACAAAGTATGTTCTCTTCGGTGGTGGGAGGAGGAATGCTGAACTGGAAGGGGTCTGAGTAGCAAAAATTTGGCCGCTGCAATGGGCAACTGTGATATATGATGTTGATTCATTTGTCATTGGTCTCCATAGGTGAGGCTGGAGAAACCTCTGTACTTGGCTAATAGTGGAAACGAAGCAGTGGTGCTGGAAAGGTTTGatgtgtgctggcagagcaggtggAGCTGTGGcggtgggtgctgctg
It contains:
- the INAFM2 gene encoding putative transmembrane protein INAFM2, with translation MKEKEAGAERGKPATYTGDKKARMAAKTNKKWVRLATVLAYVLSVSLAAIVLAVYYSLIWQPVRGSGGSSSPGPGAAATPAQLRAAPAGPTAGPPPAPPRTGPGATAPPAASPPPAAGSGPGAGSP